In the genome of Falsirhodobacter halotolerans, one region contains:
- a CDS encoding Fur family transcriptional regulator, with protein MPDPLAFARHDHAHCAHGAMAHAEDLAKREGLRLTPVRRRVLEILLEDHRALGAYDVLQRLAAEGFGNQPPVAYRALEFLVEHGLAHRIQRLNAFTACAHPGEAHAPVFLICRSCNTVAEAAGDAIRAALERGAGDLGFTVERSNIEALGLCAPCRTAGA; from the coding sequence ATGCCGGACCCGCTTGCTTTCGCCCGCCACGACCACGCCCATTGCGCCCATGGGGCGATGGCCCATGCCGAGGATCTGGCCAAACGCGAGGGGCTGCGCCTGACACCCGTGCGCCGCCGCGTGCTGGAGATCCTGCTGGAGGATCACCGCGCGCTGGGGGCTTATGACGTGCTGCAACGGCTGGCGGCGGAGGGGTTCGGCAATCAGCCGCCCGTTGCCTATCGTGCGCTGGAATTCCTGGTGGAGCATGGGCTGGCCCACCGCATTCAGCGTCTGAACGCCTTTACCGCCTGCGCCCATCCGGGCGAAGCCCATGCCCCGGTCTTTCTGATCTGCCGCAGTTGCAACACGGTGGCGGAGGCGGCGGGCGATGCGATCCGCGCCGCGCTGGAACGCGGGGCGGGCGATCTGGGCTTCACGGTGGAGCGCAGCAACATCGAGGCGCTGGGCCTTTGCGCCCCCTGCCGGACGGCCGGGGCATGA
- a CDS encoding metal ABC transporter ATP-binding protein produces MTLIAAEHLWVRLGNQPVLEDVSLSLEAGEIVTIVGPNGSGKSTLLRTILGAVRPDRGRVRRQAGLRVGYVPQKLALDPTLPMPVGRFLSLPRRHVAARVTEALARVDLPGVEARPLAGLSGGQMQRVLLARALLEEPQAILLDEPTQGLDQPGEAAFYRLLEEVRRTTGAAVLMVSHDLHVVMAASDRVICLNRHVCCEGAPAMVSNAPEYRALFGLGTQGALALYRHDHDHTHDHCDHEGHSHAG; encoded by the coding sequence ATGACGCTGATCGCCGCCGAACACCTGTGGGTGCGGCTGGGCAACCAGCCGGTGCTGGAAGATGTCAGCCTGTCCCTCGAGGCGGGAGAGATCGTGACCATCGTCGGCCCGAACGGGTCGGGGAAATCGACGCTGCTGCGCACCATCCTTGGCGCGGTGCGCCCCGACCGGGGGCGTGTGCGGCGGCAGGCGGGGCTTCGTGTCGGCTATGTCCCGCAGAAGCTGGCGCTGGACCCGACCCTGCCGATGCCGGTGGGGCGCTTCCTGTCCTTGCCCCGCCGCCATGTCGCGGCAAGGGTGACCGAGGCCCTGGCCCGCGTCGATCTGCCGGGGGTGGAGGCGCGCCCGCTGGCCGGTCTGTCGGGCGGGCAGATGCAGCGCGTCCTCCTGGCCCGCGCCCTGCTGGAGGAACCGCAGGCCATCCTGCTGGACGAACCGACCCAAGGTCTCGATCAGCCGGGCGAGGCCGCCTTCTATCGCCTGCTGGAGGAGGTGCGCCGCACCACGGGTGCCGCCGTCCTGATGGTCAGCCACGATCTGCATGTCGTCATGGCGGCGTCCGACCGCGTCATCTGCCTCAACCGACATGTGTGCTGCGAGGGGGCGCCCGCCATGGTGTCGAACGCGCCGGAATACCGCGCGCTGTTCGGGCTGGGGACCCAAGGGGCGCTGGCGCTTTATCGTCACGACCACGACCACACGCACGATCATTGCGACCATGAGGGGCACAGCCATGCTGGATGA